In Astatotilapia calliptera chromosome 23, fAstCal1.2, whole genome shotgun sequence, a genomic segment contains:
- the LOC113015525 gene encoding prothrombin-like: protein MEPTSKPAAVLLLFLLHSCVANHVFLSGHLASQVLVRNRRANQMFEELKAGNLERECVEEICDHEEAREVFEQPDKTEKFWNKYLDCKGTRMSRTAKNINLIRKCIEGQCISGQGNGVNYEGDISITQSGRVCQHWRHSFPHPIFREYNTSEPGSNLKENFCRNPDHRPEGPWCFTKDPSVQKETCRVPICGEDFVPPTVATKPQKPIVCLPNYGIEYNGDLSVTIGGHTCLPWSLPEVKTLSRDKEFIPEVQLQTNKCRNPDSDSEGPWCYVRIAGNITMDYCDLQLCDDPLLGPEQTTVTEGRERSVLGQARKNLFSPRTFGQGEDDCGQRPLFEKISKKDQNEAELVQSYGRIVGGDDAEVGSAPWQVMLYKRSPQELLCGASLISDQWILTAAHCILYPPWNKNFTINDILVRLGKHNRAQFERNIEKIVAIDEIIVHPKYNWKENLNRDIALLHMRRPVTFTDKIHPICLPSKPVAKFLMSEGFKGRVTGWGNLKESWNPAVRNLPSVLQQIHLPIVDQNICRSSTSVKITDNMFCAGYKPDDNHRGDACEGDSGGPFVMKYPAENRWYQIGIVSWGEGCDRDGKYGFYTHLFRMTRWIGKVIEKMGGSEDE from the exons ATGGAACCAACATCAaaacctgctgctgttctgctgctgtttctcctGCACAGCTGTGTGGCAAACCATG tttttctCAGTGGCCACCTCGCCTCACAGGTTTTGGTCCGGAACAGACGAGCCAACCAGATGTTTGAGGAGCTGAAAGCAG GGAACctggagagagagtgtgtggagGAAATCTGCGACCACGAAGAAGCCAGAGAGGTGTTTGAGCAGCCAGATAAAACA GAAAAATTCTGGAACAAATACCTCG ACTGTAAAGGAACTCGGATGTCAAGAACAGCAAAAAACATCAATCTCATCAGAAAATGCATAGAAG GTCAGTGTATTTCTGGTCAGGGTAATGGTGTGAACTACGAAGGAGACATCAGCATCACGCAGTCGGGCAGAGTGTGTCAACACTGGAGGCACAGCTTTCCACATCCTATCTTTAG AGAGTATAACACTTCAGAACCAGGCAGCAATTTGAAGGAGAATTTCTGCAGAAACCCTGACCATCGTCCAGAAGGTCCCTGGTGTTTTACCAAAGACCCATCTGTCCAGAAAGAGACCTGCAGAGTACCAATATGTG GTGAAGACTTTGTCCCACCCACTGTGGCAACGAAACCACAGAAACCTATAGTGTGCTTGCCTAATTATGGTATAGAATATAATGGGGACCTAAGTGTTACCATAGGAGGTCACACCTGCCTGCCATGGTCATTACCGGAGGTAAAAACCCTCAGTCGGGACAAAGAGTTCATCCCTGAAGTTCAGCTGCAGACCAACAAGTGCCGAAATCCTGACAGTGACTCTGAGGGCCCCTGGTGCTATGTCAGGATTGCTGGAAATATAACAATGGACTACTGTGATCTGCAGCTATGTG ATGACCCACTATTAGGGCCTGAGCAAACAACTGTGACCGAAGGCAGGGAGCGCTCCGTCTTAGGTCAGGCCAGGAAAAACCTTTTCAGTCCTCGCACGTTTGGACAAGGAGAGGATG ATTGTGGACAGCGTCCCCTGTTTGAAAAGATAAGCAAAAAAGATCAAAACGAAGCAGAGCTTGTGCAGTCATACGGACGTATCGTTGGGGGTGATGACGCTGAAGTGGGCTCAGCTCCATG GCAGGTGATGCTGTACAAGCGTAGCCCACAGGAGTTATTGTGTGGAGCCAGtctgatcagtgatcagtggATCCTCACTGCAGCTCACTGCATCCTTTACCCACCCTGGAACAAGAACTTCACCATCAACGATATACTGGTCCGCCTGGGAAAACACAACAGAGCCCA gtTTGAGCGTAACATTGAGAAGATTGTGGCAATTGATGAAATCATTGTCCACCCCAAGTACAACTGGAAAGAAAACCTGAACCGTGACATCGCTCTGCTGCACATGAGAAGGCCGGTCACATTCACTGATAAGATCCATCCTATCTGCCTGCCCAGCAAGCCCGTCGCCAAGTT TCTGATGTCTGAAGGCTTTAAGGGCCGAGTTACCGGGTGGGGGAACCTGAAGGAAAGCTGGAACCCTGCAGTGAGAAATTTACCATCAGTCCTTCAGCAAATCCACCTACCGATAGTGGACCAGAACATCTGCCGCAGCTCCACTTCAGTCAAGATCACAGACAACATGTTCTGTGctg GTTATAAACCAGACGATAACCATCGTGGAGACGCCTGTGAGGGAGACAGCGGCGGACCTTTTGTGATGAAG TACCCGGCAGAGAACCGCTGGTATCAGATCGGCATCGTGTCATGGGGAGAGGGCTGTGATCGTGACGGGAAGTACGGCTTCTACACTCACCTGTTCAGGATGACCAGGTGGATAGGCAAAGTTATCGAAAAGATGGGAGGAAGCGAAGATGAGTAA